AAACCTGAGTAGCAAATAATTCGGTGTTCACATACTCACCTTCAGCAGCTTCAGACATACAGGCAGCACCATACAGCCTATTGAGTATTGACGCAACAAAGACTTCATTACATTCAGAAATGATCTGGCATCTTCAAACAAAATTGTCCTTATTTCCTACAATCAGGCGGACATCCTGAAAATTGGGGCATTATCATTGCTCATGGGAAACTTATCATGGTAATGGAATGTTGCACAGTGCTAACACCCTAATAATTAGTTCTATTTACCTATGTCAGCGACATCCATTTCATGTTGAAAAGTCCACATGCTGTTTTCCTCTACCCAATTCAAAATAGAAATTACATGCCAATCATGACGGATGATAATGCTGGTAAATTGCATTTTCATCTCCAAAGATATGATAAGAAAAATATCAGACTGGAGACCAAGAGGAATCAAGAAACTGGCCTAGTAGATTAGTCACCTGAAAAGGCAAACATAAATGTATCATTCTTTGTGCAAAATTGATATATGTAAATCAGAAAGGTCTATCATTTAGTTAGCACTTGGATTGAAAAAGGAGAAATATATAGTAAGTTTCAGTGGGACGTTCTTCTCATCTGAGAAGGTTCAGAACACAATGCAACTTCTGTTTACATACTTTTCAATTAGAAAGTACACAACCAGTAAAAGATATCATTTCCAGCAATTAAGGAAAATCAGTACCATCTACTGAACTTGCACCAATAGCACAGAATAATATTGAGAAGAATTCTCCTGATGAATTTATAGTATAATATTAAGTGTACCTTCCGTCCAGAATCTGGCATAGATTGATCATTCATTGCATCATCTATTGTGACATCCTCATTGATGTTAATGTCATCCCTTTGTGAACCCCGACCAGGATTTCTTTCATAAGCAATAATCTCTTGATATGCCTTCTGTAAGATATCTTTTGTTGCTTTGTAGACTTCCTCTGATCCAGCTCCTTTCTCAGCACATCTAATGGCATCAACACATAAAACATTGTAACGGCTAGTAATGGACTCAGAAGGATCCTCATCATGATAATTGTTGTAATCTTCCAACAAAGCATCATCATCTCTGGCTTTCCTTGTCCATCTTCTCAAAAAGTAATCAGGAGGAAGTGTACGTGGATCAACTATTATGTATACTCCAAGAATATGACGGCACAAAATACCTGAGAGTTCAAAATATTTGCAACTACATTTTGCCATCTTATTCGAAGCATTATAAGTCACGTAGAATGTTTCGGTTGGATCTTCATCTTTCCTGATTGTGTATTTGCTTATACAACCATCACCAGTTTTCTGAATAATAAAACCCAGAGACTCTGTGAACTCCTCCTGAAATTTACTGAAGATTGCTTTGGTATAGGTGCTTGCTGCCTGTTTCTCTATTAGGGATGCAGTTTTTGTAGTTGCCTTGTTCAAGTAGGTGTCCATATCAGCTTTTGCTTCATCCTCATATTGGCTTGCCATGCTCAAATTGAACTGATTAAGAAAAACTTCCAGTGTTGTTTTTGTATTAAAATATTTCCTATAGAAATCACTCATGGATTCCAATTTCCATGTGGGCGCAATTTCTGCAAAGAATGTATCCATCAAGTACAAAGGAACCCACTTTTGGCGGATGTTGTATATTGCTTGAAGCCATGAATTCTTTCTCAAGTCATATTTATCAATGATCGACGCCCATTTTGTTTCAAATGTGGCAATAGTTTCAGACTCGAGAACACAGCTTTCAAGTTCATATCTTAGGGTTGGATGCTCTGtgtatacatgggtcagctTTTGTTTGGTTCTACTCAAAATATTCCACTTACAGAAACGGTGACAGGAATTCGGAAAAACCTTCACAATTGCAGCCTTCATGGCCCTGTTTTGGTCAGTGACTAGTGAGCATGGCGCCTTCCCTCCCATTGCTGATAGCCATGTTTCAAATAGCCAAACAAACGAGAACTCAGTCTCCTCCATAAGCAATGCACATCCAAAAATAACAGGCTGCAGATGATGGTTGACTCCTGAGAAAGTAACAAAGGGCATCATGTACTTGTTCTTTTTGTACGACGTGTCGAATGTAACAGCATCCCCAAAATGCCGATAAGCTGCTTTGGCCCTAGCATCAGCCCAGAAAACATTCACCACACAGCCGTTCTTGTCAACCTGTATGGCATGGGAGAAAGCAGGGTCATTGGCTTGTGCCTTCTTGAGATAATCAATAAGGCCTTGAGCATCTCCTCCTTCCCCAAGAACATTCTGCCTAAGAAATGCCATGTCGTCAGGTCCCAACATAGTGACCTTATCAGATCCACCTAGCAAACCTCTAGCACGAAGATACCCAACCTTGGTACTGCAAGTGCCCAGGTCATGATTATGTGCCTTCTCAAGCTTGGAGACAACCCAATGGTCTGACTCCCTGACCACCTCCATCATAGCATTGCAACCTTCCCGCATTGACATCCTCTCACGCTTCCTTGTAGCCTCATCCGGTGAGGTCTGTTTCTTCTTGTACACCCCTTCCCTGGAGCAAACGAACCTCTTCATGACAACTACCTCCTCAGTGCCCTTGGAGCGCCGAGACCTGCCAACACGAAAGGGGAAACCGAGCCGCCTGGCATACTCATTGTAGAACGCCTTTGCAGCCTCGTCAGACTCGAATGTCATGCCGAGCACAGGCTCATTGGGGTCCTCAGCAGAAGCAAAATCTCTCATGGCATCCGCCTCCGttccgcctccagccgccccttCCACAACAGGAGCACCGAGAATGAGAGCATCGCTCGGGCCAGCCCGAGCGTTGGTGTCCAGAGACATGAGGCAATCGACATAATCGTCAATCAGCTCATCGCCTTCGGTCCGTTCTCCCTCCATCCTATCAAGAACTCAACATCCCGCACAAGCATCCATCGCCAAAGTACACTGCTTCTGTAACCAGGGGCGGACTCTGTGCAGGAAATGGATGGTTTTTGCACAAAATCGAAATTAGTAGGTACTATTGTAGATATACTGTAATTGGGTCGGTTTCACAAATTAGGGAGGGCAGTGAAAGGGGAGGGCGTACCAAGCGGGTGTTCTTCGCCTCCGACGAAGACCTGCGAAGGGCGCCACCGCTCGCCGAGTCGTcgcagggagagagagagagagagagagagagagagagggcgggAGAGGGTGGGGTGAAAGGGGAGAACGAAGCAGGACTGTTCTAAAGTGTTCAGATTGCAGTAAGGGTCTGTTTAGTTGCCAAAAAAATTCTACAATATCCATCACATGAAATCTTCGAAaatatgcatgaagcactaaatacagttaaaaaataactaattacacagtttaactgatttagacgagatgaatcttttgagcctaattagtctataattaaatattaattgtcaaataattagtaccaaaatccaaactttttcatcaTCTATTACTATctaactagcctatcaacccgtgcgGATGGATTATCCTTACAACTATTGAGCAATTGTCCGGTCTCAAAATTAATTACCATAAAAGTGAATTGTATTGTTTTGGCGATGCGAAACAGATGTAGGACAGTTATGTGGGTACTTTTGGATATCAAGTGGCTGAAACTCCCTTCACTTATTTAGGTATACCGCTTCATCATAAGCGAATCCGTAACAAAGACTGGAAAGTAATAGAGGATGGGTTTGAGCGGCGGTTGAGCACGTGGAAAA
The nucleotide sequence above comes from Panicum virgatum strain AP13 chromosome 3K, P.virgatum_v5, whole genome shotgun sequence. Encoded proteins:
- the LOC120696964 gene encoding protein FAR1-RELATED SEQUENCE 5-like; translation: MEGERTEGDELIDDYVDCLMSLDTNARAGPSDALILGAPVVEGAAGGGTEADAMRDFASAEDPNEPVLGMTFESDEAAKAFYNEYARRLGFPFRVGRSRRSKGTEEVVVMKRFVCSREGVYKKKQTSPDEATRKRERMSMREGCNAMMEVVRESDHWVVSKLEKAHNHDLGTCSTKVGYLRARGLLGGSDKVTMLGPDDMAFLRQNVLGEGGDAQGLIDYLKKAQANDPAFSHAIQVDKNGCVVNVFWADARAKAAYRHFGDAVTFDTSYKKNKYMMPFVTFSGVNHHLQPVIFGCALLMEETEFSFVWLFETWLSAMGGKAPCSLVTDQNRAMKAAIVKVFPNSCHRFCKWNILSRTKQKLTHVYTEHPTLRYELESCVLESETIATFETKWASIIDKYDLRKNSWLQAIYNIRQKWVPLYLMDTFFAEIAPTWKLESMSDFYRKYFNTKTTLEVFLNQFNLSMASQYEDEAKADMDTYLNKATTKTASLIEKQAASTYTKAIFSKFQEEFTESLGFIIQKTGDGCISKYTIRKDEDPTETFYVTYNASNKMAKCSCKYFELSGILCRHILGVYIIVDPRTLPPDYFLRRWTRKARDDDALLEDYNNYHDEDPSESITSRYNVLCVDAIRCAEKGAGSEEVYKATKDILQKAYQEIIAYERNPGRGSQRDDININEDVTIDDAMNDQSMPDSGRKVTNLLGQFLDSSWSPV